The Cytobacillus sp. NJ13 sequence AATCGGCTGAATATCCATTCCAATATAAAAGGAATCGTTCATTAACCTAAAGAACTTTTCCTGATAAGCATCTTCATTTCTGCTTCCATCTGTTGTTAATTTTAATGGGCTATTTTCCTCAACTCTGCCGTTATAAGCTAGAATAGCAAAATACCAGCTTTCGAGAATGTCACGGTCATTATTATTTAAGGTTGGCAGTTTGCCATCAACACCGCGAAATTTCTCATCAAGCTTTTGCAAACCGGCATTAATATTGTATTCGATGTCAGTCTTTAATAGTTCTTCATTAAATCTGTCATCATTTGTTACCTGCATAATGCCGATTCCGCCATCAGGCGCTACATATGGTTTTCCGTCCTTAAATTGGTTCCATCCGCTTTCCTGATAGGCGAGTGTTTTAGCGATTTCTGGCGGGATATTCTTTGCCAGAGCCGCTTCTGTTAGCAGCTTGTTAGTCTCATAGTATGTAGGAATTTCATAAGTTTCTTCAGCCATGCTTGTCGCAGGGCTGAAAGATCCAAAAAACAGGCTAAATACAAGTAAAAAAGGTACAGCTTTTTTAACCATTCTCCTCCGCCTTTCAATAGTCTCTCTATAAAATCCTACCATTCTTTTAAAACCAAAATCCACAAATATATGACAAATTTCTCCTTTTACTGATGCCATCTGCTTTCCAGGTATGTATTTGCATTTTCAAAATAGTCTGTTACTGAGATTTGCCCGATCTGAAATTTGCCTTCCTCAGGGGACCACTCGCTATAAGCATCCAAAGCGGTTTTGTACTTCTCCGCATGTTCCTCACTTATTTCATCTTTGCCTGTATAGGATAAATTTTCGAATTGCTGAATGGGGATATGGTAATAACCTGCCTTTTTAATTGTCCCTTCTTTTTGCAGGGCCTTTAAAGCCTTACCAGTTGAAGCGTGGTCCGGATGTGGGTCATGATAAGTCATCACATGATGGGTCGCACCAGGGTAGTCCTTTTCCATATCAATCATGATTTCTTTTACCATATCAGGCGTAAATTCAGCATCCGGCAAATCGTAAATATGGATGTTTTCAGGTTTCACCCCCATTGCCTCTACGGATTTTTTAAACTCCTTAATCCTGGCCTCGCCAAATTCCTCCGGAGAAATGTTATCATATCCCTCTTCCTGAAGCTTTGTGTTCACCTTATGATAGGCACTGCTGGCCAGTCCTTTGGACAGCAATATGACAATGACATTTTTATCTTCTTCCACTGCCTTTATAATCGACCCTCCCATGCTTAATACTTCGTCATCTGCATGGGGAGAATAAAAAATAACTGTTTCTTTTTTAAACAAGAAATATCCGCCAATAAATAATGCTATGATTAAAAATATACTTATCAATCGTTTCAAGAAAAGTCCTCTTTTCTGCGTTTTTTTCCATGAAGTATTATATCATATAACAGTAATGACATTTGCTAGAAAGGACATTGTTTATGGAACGTGCATTAAAGGAAACACCGAAAAAAAGAAGATTTCGCTCCCTTGATATAACAAGGGGACTGATTGTATTGCTGTCTGTGTTTTTATTTCATATTCCGGCAGGAGGATACGAGTATCTCCGCCATGCCAGATGGTACGATATTACAATCATGGACTATATATTGCCTGGATTTATAACCGTTTTTGGAGTAGGGATGGCTTTTGCCTATCATCGCGGCGTTAACTGGAGCAAGCTCATTAAGAGAACTATACGGTTAATAATCTATGGATTAATCTTTAATATGATTGTCGATTGGAAAGTTGATTTATCTACTATACGCATTACAGGGGTACTTCAATTATATGGAGTTCTTGGGCTGCTTGCAGTTATTATCTCCACTCTCGTAAAATCATGGCGATTGCTTATCCCTGTTGTTGCTTTCATCCTGCTTATTCATGGATATATTTTATTCTCATTTAGCCAAAGCTGTACGGACGGACTTTTGCAGCCGGACTGCAATCCGTCAGGCATCATTGATGTTGCCGTATTCGGCGCTGAACATTTGTATCATCAGGGAAAAATGGGGTATGACCCAGAAGGTTTTATGACGGTAATAGGGGCTCTATCGAATGTGCTCCTGGGCATAATAGCGGGAAAAATTTTGTTGGAAAAGCGTGATAAGGGAGCCTGGAAAGAATTAATTCTTTTTGGAGCAGTTGTATTGCTTCTTTCTTATGCAGCTTCAAACTTCTTGCCTTTTAATAAAAAAATCTGGACTCCTTCATTTGCGATGCTGACAGCTGGAAGCGTAATTACTGTATTCGCCTTTATCCATCTGATATTTGATCAGCTAAGAAATACGAAAAAAACTATATTTTCATGGTATATAGAAGCGTTTGGCCGAAATAGCTTCCTCATTTATTTTGGCAAGTTTATCGTTTATTCATTCCTGGCCCGCATAATGATTGATGCTGGAGGGGAAGAGGTGTCTTTTTCGGCCTGGCTATTAAGTAAAATGGACCTGATCACCCAATATCCGCAGCTTGCCTATGCCGGCGTGATGCTTTTAGCCTGGTCTGCTGTGGCTATTATTCTCCACTTGAAAAAGTGGTATGTGAAGGCTTAATGACTATAAAAAATAGGAGAAAAGGAGACCTTGTCATTAGTGTCTCCTTTTTTTGTATCGAAAGTAATAGGTTTAATATTTAGAACTATCTAAATATTGATTGACTAACAATCTAGCAATTTGTAAAATATAACTATTAATACCAATTTTGTAAAAGGAGGCAGGTCTTGTCTTAGGAATATTGTACTAGGGTCAATTGTACATAGCATTCTTATAATCTAAAGGATAATGGGGGAAGAAAAAAGGTGAAAAAACAAAATAGGAAAAAGGCCGGTAAAATAGCTTCATATGCCCTTACTTCTGCATTAGTTTTATCAAGCTTCAGCTACACAGCTTCTGCAACTACCAAAAGTTCAAATGACTTCTACGACCAAAAAATTAGCCAAATTAAAGAATTAAAAGCAGAGACATTAAAGAAAACAGAACTTAAAGATAAGACTCTTAAATCTGAATTAAAAGCTTCTGATAAAGTTCGCGTAATTGTTGAACTTGACGGAAAAACACCTTTAGAGACTGCAACTGAAGAAGGCAAACTTTACAAAGAATTATCAGAATCGACAAAAAAATCACTGGCTTCAAAAGTGATAAAACAGCAAAGTTCGGTGAAAAGTGCGATTAAATCAAAGGGTGTAAAATTTGAATATCTTAAAAACTTCTCTACCGCTTTTAATGGATTCAGCGGTGAAGTAAAATACGGGGAAGTCGCTAAAATTGAAGGTTTATCTGGTGTTAAAGCAGTTTACTTAGCCAATGCTTACAACCGTCCAGAAGTAGAGCCTAACATGAAGACAAGCCACAGTTTTATCCAGTCAGCTGCCACTTGGGGAGATGCCGGATATAAAGGGGAAGGAATGATTGTTTCCGTAATTGACACAGGTGTCGATCCTTCCCATAAAGATTTCCAGAATATTGATAAAGCCAATGCTGATCTGGAAAAGAGCGAAGTAGATGCCCTTGTTAAAGAAGATGGCCTAAAAGGTAAATATTATTCAGATAAAGTACCTTATGGCTATAACTACTATGACAGCAATGACACTATTTTAGACCTTGGACCTGCTGCCTCCATGCATGGTATGCACGTTGCCGGTACAGTCGCAGCAAATGGGGATGAAAAAACTGGAGGCATCAAGGGTGTCGCTCCTGAAGCACAGGTTCTTGGCATGAAAGTATTCAGTAACGATCCGAATTTCCCGTCAACATGGTCTGATGTTTATTTAGCGGCCATTGATGATTCTATTAAACTCGGTGCAGATGTATTAAATATGAGCTTAGGTTCAACTGCTGCCTTTTATGAGGAAAATGGAGCCGAAGATGTTGCGATTACAAGAGCTGTAGAAAACGGAATTGTAGCAGCTGTTTCTGCGGGTAACTCTGCACATCTAGGAAGCGGCTGGGATGCGCCATATGCTAAGAACCCGGATATTGGGGTTGTTGGATCTCCAGGATTAAATCCGGATACACTGCAGGTTGCTGCTTCAGGTAACGTAGCATATTTATACCAGCATCAAGCAACAGTAGGCGGAAAGACATTTACTGGATATGGAGTGGATGATTGGTCCAGTCTGGCTGCTTCTGGTTTAGAGCTTGTAAGCTTATCTCAGGCAAATGGTGTGACGGAAGAAAGCGGAAAGGCTTGTAAAGTTTGCGGAAACCCTTCTGATTACGAAGGTGTCGATGTAGAAGGCAAGATTGTCGTTGTTAAGCGCGGAACTCTATCATTCTTTGACAAAACAGTAAATGCTGCAGAAGCAGGTGCAGCTGGGATCATTGTATATGATTCAGGCGGCGGAACATTCTATGAGAACCAGGGCGGCTGGGATGTGCCGTTTATGATGCTTTCAGCTGGTGATGGAGAAGAACTTGAAAAAGCGATTGCGAATGGTGATGCAACTGCTTCTGTTGCCCAAACCAGCAAAAAAGAAGATCCGGTAATGGGCCGAATGACTGACTTCACTTCATGGGGTGTAACGCCTGATTTAAGGTTGAAGCCTGAAATCACAGCTCCTGGCGGAAATATCTACTCTACTGTAAATGACGATAAGTACACAGTTATGAGCGGAACTTCCATGGCAGCTCCTCATGTTGCCGGCGGATCTGCATTGGTTCAGCAATATCTGCAAGAGGATGACAGATTCTCTGATCTGGATTTTGAACAGCGTACAAGATTGGCGAAGGTGCTATTAGTTAATACAGCGAAAACAATTGATGATGTTCATGGACAGCCTTTCTCACCTCGCCGTCAGGGTGCTGGCATGATGCAAACATTTAGCGCTGTTTCTTCACCAGCTATTTTAACTGAGCAGTCAACAGGGGAAGCGAAAGTAGAACTTTTTGACTTTAAAGAAACTAAATTTGACCTGCCTTTAGCGGTTACCAATATTTCTGAATCAGAAGAAGTTACTTATAACGTAAAAACACGTGTACTAGCTGATACAATTCAGCAGGTTGAAGGCGAAGAAGACCGCAATGCTCTAATTGCCGGGGATCTTACTGGTGTTGAAGTTGATGGTCCTGAGACAGTGACAGTGGCTCCAGGTGAAACTGTAGAGTTCACAGTCACAGTTGATATCTCTAAAGCAAAACTTCCAGGGTTGGATAAGGATGGAAAGCCAATTTCCCTTAACCTTAAAGAAGATATCTTTGTAGAAGGTTTTGTGCATTTAGAAGATGCCAAGAAAGATAGTGCAAACCCAACACTAACTGTACCTTACCTGGGATTCTATGGTGAGTGGGACCGCCCTGAAATCTTCGATGGCTTTAAGACTCTAGGGGAAAACAGATTCTATGATGCGTTCCCTACAGAGACAGATATGCTGGTTGAAAATGGTGATTATTTCGCAGATATGTTAAAAGTAGATGGCAAGGATGTATACGCATTCTCACCGAATGGCGATGGCAACCTTGACGATATCAACGCTCTTCCAGCTATGCTTCGTAATGCCAAGGAATTGCAGACGAATATCCTTGATAAAGATGGCAAGCAGGTAGCAAGAGTAAATCTTGAATCAAATGTCAGAAAGAATTGGTTTGATTCAGGTGATACCAATCCTTATGACTTCAATCCTGAACGCGCCTGGGATGGAAAAATTAAAGGAGAAGCGGCGGAAGATGGCTTATATTACTATGAGCTAAAAGGAAAAGTTCATTACGAGGGTGCTGAATGGCAAACGAAGAAAGTGCCTGTATACGTAGATAAAACAGCTCCTAAGCTTGAGGCTGAATATGATGCTGAAACCAAAACTGTAAGCTGGGAAGCTTCTGATGCAGGTGTTGGTATTGCGGCTTATGCTGTGTTTGTAAATGGAGTGAAAGTAGCTGATGCAGCTGCAGATAAAACAAGTGTTGTTCTTGATTCCATTCCTGATAAAGCTGTTGTTGAAGTAGCTGCTGTCGATAAGGTTTATAATGTGTCCTTCGATGAAGTAGCTGTAGGGGATTCTGGTCTCCCAATCATTGATGTCTCTACTGATGAGCTTGTTCCATTTGGACAATACAATACTCGTTCCATTACATTCTCTGGACTGGTACATGAGGATATCGCCCTTAAGTCTTTAACTGTAAATGGCAAGGATGTTTCTTTCAAGCAAAACGATAAAGGGGAATATGAATTTACAGCAACTGTTACGTTTGAACAGGACGGAAAATATGATGTCCAAATCGTAGCAACAGACGTTTCCGGAAAAGAGTTTTCATTTGCCCGCAAAATCATGATTGATACAACCAGCCCTGTATTAAACACGGATGCTCCTAGATTTGTTGATAAAGAAGTTGAAGAAGTTACATTTAATGTTGATATTGAAGATAACTTCAATGCCTTTACATTATTATTAGATGGGGAAAAGGTATTCGTTCAGCAGATGGAAGAATTGGCTGAGCCTGATACTGCAACTGCGGAAGTTACTGTTCCTGTAAAAGAAGGGGACAACTCCTTCACATTAACTCTTGTAGATGGTGCAGGAAACGAAACTGAACAAGAAGTAAGCATCTACCGTAACGAAGATGCCGAACGTGTAAACCGTATTTCTGGTGCTGACCGTTATGTGACAGCTGTTGAAATCAGCAAAAAAGGCTGGACTGAAGCTGATACTGTCGTATTGGCACGCGGTGATAACTATGCCGATGCTCTTGCGGGTATCCCGTTAGCTAAGAAGAATGATGCTCCATTGCTATTAACAAAACCGAACAGTCTTTCGGATGCAACAAAGGCTGAAATTGAGCGTTTAGGTGCCAAAAATGTAATTATTCTCGGAGGAAAAGGTGCTGTAAGTGAAGCAATTGCTCAAGACCTGGAAGACTCTGGATTAAATGTTGATCGTTTATCCGGCAAAGACCGTTTTGCAACAGCTGCAGCCATTGCATATGAGGTAGCTCCTAATGGAGCAGAAGAAGTTGTTGTAGTTAGAGGCAAGGACTTCCCAGATGCTCTATCTGCTGCTGCCTATGCGGCTTCAAATGGAATGCCGATTCTATTAACTGAAATGTATAGCCTTCCATCTGTAACAAGCACTGCTATCAGAGATTTAGGTGCTACCAAGTCACTGGTAATTGGCGGAACTGGAGTTGTTTCTTTCTCAGTAGCAAGTGAATTGCCTAACCCTTACCGTATTGGCGGGAAGACTCGTTATGAAACTTCTTTAAATGTTGCCAAGCATTTTGATAACGGTGCTTACGAGTACTATGTAGCAACTGGAAAGCAATTTGCCGATGCTCTTGCGGGTGCCGCTTTAGCTGCTAAGAATGATACAGGCATTTTGTTAACTGATGCTAACTTGCCGGCAGAGACAGAAGCTTTCCTTGCTGAAGAATCCGTGGAAAAGGTTACGGTACTTGGTGGAAAAGGTGCTGTTAGCGAGACTGTATTTACTAAGTTAAAAAATCTATTTAAGTAATTGAAAAAAGAAGGCTGACTCAAATGAGTCAGCCTTTTTCACTTTCTAAAGAATGGTCAGGATTGCGTTCCCTTCTTAAATATTCTCTTTTTTGAACAATATATCCAAGGGTCACCCCATACAGCAGCCACATCGGCCAGAAGTAAAATAAGCTGCTTGGCCCCAGGCAAGATATCGCAAATCCAATGAAGCTTAAGAAAAGGGTCAAAGCCAGTTTATTTGTCCTTTTATCAGACCAGTAAATCAAATATAACTGGATTAAGATATAGCCAAAGAATACGCAATAACCTGTGAATATAATAAGCCCATAGTTTGTGAGGACCTCAAGCCACCAGTTATGGGGATTAGTGAAGCCCAGTGTATTAAACATAGGATTAATATTATGCTGGAAGTTTCCTGGACCGACTCCTAACATAAAGGATTGAAAGGATGAATAGAGACCATTTAAGTATAAATTCATCCTTATGAAACCTGATCCCTGTCCAGCTTTGATCCCTTCAAATAATGAAGCATTTGCAAGATAATAAAAGATGCCAGCTGCTGCTAGGAATAGGAGTGGGCTGAATAGCAGAAATAGACGGGTGCCATGTTTAATCAGGTTTTTAAATGATAGTAATGCAAATAGAAGTACTTGCAGAACAATCGCCATTACACTTAATCGGGCATCATTTAAATACGTAATTAACAAGATGGCAATAATCATACCGGCATTTATTAATTTGAATAATATCGGCTTTTTTAGCAGTCCCGCTAAATAGAATGGAACGATCATGACTAAGTATAAAGCAAAGTCATTTTCATTGTAAAAGAAGCCTGTAGCCCGACTCGCTGTGGCATCCGTAAATCTTTCTGCTTCAATAACGAAACGGGAGGTAGGCAAATGGATATTAAATTTAAACTCCAACACAGAGATCAGTACCAATACAAAGCCGCTAATCCAAAATGTTTTCGTTATCAAGCTGCTCTTAAGGTGCTGCAGTAAAAAGATCAAAACAATAATTAACAATAAGAAGACGGCAAAGTAATAAAGCTCCTTCACTGCTGTCCCTTTATTGCTTGTCCATACTAGCGAAAGGGCGCCATAGTAAAACCAAATTCCCAGAAATGCCAGCGGGAATTTAATATGATCAGTAATCAAAGGATTTCTCTTAAGAAAAATCTGATCAAGCATAATAATGAATAGCACTCCGATAACCAGCCTTAATAGTGTTATTCGTAAGGGGCCAATGGGAACATTAAAGAAAAACGAGTCTATAAAAATCAGAGCAAATACAACTATATAAGCTGTGGCTTTCCAATTCATGTTGAGTACCTCTAAACTAGAGTTTGATATATTCTTAAAATTTGTTTCGTAATCACTTCTTCACTGAATCTTGCCGAACAATCTTCGCGTATTTCTTTTGAGTCATAATCTGAGTAGTTATGGCAGACCTTTTCCATCGCTTGGCGGAGCTTTTCTTCGTTATCAACAGGAACAATAATTCCGTTCTTTTCATTAACAATCGAACGGGGTCCTCCCGAGTCTGTTGAAATCACCGGCTTTCCGCAGGCCAGGGCCTCAATTAGCACAACCCCGAAGGTTTCAAATTTACTGGCAAGTACAAAAGCGTCACACGCATTCATCTGCTGTATTACTTCATCCCGGTTTATTGCACCCAGAAATATAACTTGCTTATCAACACCCAAGGTTTTGGCCAGGTTCATTAATTCTTCTTTTTGGGCGCCGTCTCCACCGATAAATAGCTCCGCTTCCTGATCTTTGAAGCCGCCGGCAAAACTTCTGATCAGTAAGTCCATCCCCTTATTGGGCGTTAATAAAGCCAGCGAGAAGAATCTAAACTTATTCGTTTTGCCTGTCTCAACAAGCTCTGCATTCTGAAAGCTTTTGAAATCTACTATGTTGGGGATTTCAATAATTTCTTTGTCTGTATAAAGCGCCAGTGATCTTTTTAAACTTGGTCCAACTGAAATAATTCTGTCTGTTTGCTTCAGCGTTTTAATGATTTCTTTTTCTTCATATGGCTTAAGCAGGCCTCTAACTAGTTTGCTCGAATGCTCGGTAACAACAAGAGGAATCTTTTCTTCCGCCGCTATTTTTGCTGCTGCCCAGCCCCCCCAAAGACATGAGTGGGCATGGATAATATCTGGCTTCCCTTCTGCTTTAGCCATTTGGCTGAACAGTGTTTTTAATCTTAAATAATAGATATATCCTGTAGCATAAGGGATTCTGGCAGGGAAGGGGTTATACCCTCTGTAGCGGTATGTTTTTATACCATCCTCATCCTCGACTTTGATCCCTTTTTTCCAATTGGCATTATAGGAACGCATGGTCTTTATTTCAGGATAGATAACAGTAACGTCACATCCGCTTTTTTGGATAGCTTTTGCCTGCTCCTTGAAGAATATGCCTAAAATCGGATTTTCTTTAATAGGGTACCATGAAGGGATGATTAAGACTTTCATGATCTTTTAACCGCCTTATTGATTAGTCGTTTGAAAAGGATAAGATCCTCTTTTTGCAGTAGAAGCATCTTTGAATAAGATACGCCAGTTTCCCTTTTGAATAAAAACATTTTAACCAGTGTACTTAAACTATAAGTGACTGAGGTACTTATAGCTGCCCCAGCTATTCCAACTTTGGGAATGAGCAGGATATTTAAAATAATATTAGAAGCTACTGTGAAAATAGAAGTGTACATATTTAGCTCTGGCTTCCCTCTCCCTGCCAGATCATTGGAAAGTATTCGATCAACAGAGAATAAGATAATTCCAGGCAGCAGCATTTTTAAAATATCGGAACTGTCTGCATATGCCTCTCCAAATAGCAATCTGAAAATGAGATCGCTGGCAAAGTAAAAAACGATACCGGCTATTATAGAAAAGAATAGAACGTTTCTGCTTATAACGCTTGTTAGTTTATTTTTACTATCAACATCACTTGAAGAAGAGATGGCTGGGTATAAAACAGAAGAAATGGATTGAGAAACAATCCATAACCTTTCTGCGATACTGACAGCCACTCCGTATAAGCCAACCGCCGCTGGGTTAAGGAACATTGAAATAAGGTAGATATCAGCTCTGTAATTTATGAATGACAATACATTGCTGAAATGGGCTTTAAAGCCGAATGAGAAGGATTCCTTAAAATAAGCCTTGGAAAAGCTCCCTGATAACAAATTGGTTTTTAGATTTTTATTCAGCAGGATTAGCGTTACTATAAATTGCGTTACAACCCCTGCAATAAAAGCAATGACTGTTCCGACAAGACCGATCTTGAGCACAAAAATAAATAAAACCAGAGTAATCAATGCGGCCAGCTGCCTTAATAGAGCCAGTGAATTA is a genomic window containing:
- a CDS encoding flippase, with translation MSNSFVKNTIMTLSRQISGILLGLLASIIIARSLGPEGNGLYQLIVLLPTTLMTLLNLGVGTSSVYYVGQKKYDIKDIIKTNTASGAVLSLAAVIIGLIGVMFFSDKFFEGVPPNYLYFILLIMPLLMLNDFYLVIFQGVQDFKSFNSLALLRQLAALITLVLFIFVLKIGLVGTVIAFIAGVVTQFIVTLILLNKNLKTNLLSGSFSKAYFKESFSFGFKAHFSNVLSFINYRADIYLISMFLNPAAVGLYGVAVSIAERLWIVSQSISSVLYPAISSSSDVDSKNKLTSVISRNVLFFSIIAGIVFYFASDLIFRLLFGEAYADSSDILKMLLPGIILFSVDRILSNDLAGRGKPELNMYTSIFTVASNIILNILLIPKVGIAGAAISTSVTYSLSTLVKMFLFKRETGVSYSKMLLLQKEDLILFKRLINKAVKRS
- a CDS encoding heparan-alpha-glucosaminide N-acetyltransferase domain-containing protein: MERALKETPKKRRFRSLDITRGLIVLLSVFLFHIPAGGYEYLRHARWYDITIMDYILPGFITVFGVGMAFAYHRGVNWSKLIKRTIRLIIYGLIFNMIVDWKVDLSTIRITGVLQLYGVLGLLAVIISTLVKSWRLLIPVVAFILLIHGYILFSFSQSCTDGLLQPDCNPSGIIDVAVFGAEHLYHQGKMGYDPEGFMTVIGALSNVLLGIIAGKILLEKRDKGAWKELILFGAVVLLLSYAASNFLPFNKKIWTPSFAMLTAGSVITVFAFIHLIFDQLRNTKKTIFSWYIEAFGRNSFLIYFGKFIVYSFLARIMIDAGGEEVSFSAWLLSKMDLITQYPQLAYAGVMLLAWSAVAIILHLKKWYVKA
- a CDS encoding PIG-L family deacetylase, translated to MKRLISIFLIIALFIGGYFLFKKETVIFYSPHADDEVLSMGGSIIKAVEEDKNVIVILLSKGLASSAYHKVNTKLQEEGYDNISPEEFGEARIKEFKKSVEAMGVKPENIHIYDLPDAEFTPDMVKEIMIDMEKDYPGATHHVMTYHDPHPDHASTGKALKALQKEGTIKKAGYYHIPIQQFENLSYTGKDEISEEHAEKYKTALDAYSEWSPEEGKFQIGQISVTDYFENANTYLESRWHQ
- a CDS encoding glycosyltransferase — its product is MKVLIIPSWYPIKENPILGIFFKEQAKAIQKSGCDVTVIYPEIKTMRSYNANWKKGIKVEDEDGIKTYRYRGYNPFPARIPYATGYIYYLRLKTLFSQMAKAEGKPDIIHAHSCLWGGWAAAKIAAEEKIPLVVTEHSSKLVRGLLKPYEEKEIIKTLKQTDRIISVGPSLKRSLALYTDKEIIEIPNIVDFKSFQNAELVETGKTNKFRFFSLALLTPNKGMDLLIRSFAGGFKDQEAELFIGGDGAQKEELMNLAKTLGVDKQVIFLGAINRDEVIQQMNACDAFVLASKFETFGVVLIEALACGKPVISTDSGGPRSIVNEKNGIIVPVDNEEKLRQAMEKVCHNYSDYDSKEIREDCSARFSEEVITKQILRIYQTLV
- a CDS encoding cell wall-binding repeat-containing protein — its product is MKKQNRKKAGKIASYALTSALVLSSFSYTASATTKSSNDFYDQKISQIKELKAETLKKTELKDKTLKSELKASDKVRVIVELDGKTPLETATEEGKLYKELSESTKKSLASKVIKQQSSVKSAIKSKGVKFEYLKNFSTAFNGFSGEVKYGEVAKIEGLSGVKAVYLANAYNRPEVEPNMKTSHSFIQSAATWGDAGYKGEGMIVSVIDTGVDPSHKDFQNIDKANADLEKSEVDALVKEDGLKGKYYSDKVPYGYNYYDSNDTILDLGPAASMHGMHVAGTVAANGDEKTGGIKGVAPEAQVLGMKVFSNDPNFPSTWSDVYLAAIDDSIKLGADVLNMSLGSTAAFYEENGAEDVAITRAVENGIVAAVSAGNSAHLGSGWDAPYAKNPDIGVVGSPGLNPDTLQVAASGNVAYLYQHQATVGGKTFTGYGVDDWSSLAASGLELVSLSQANGVTEESGKACKVCGNPSDYEGVDVEGKIVVVKRGTLSFFDKTVNAAEAGAAGIIVYDSGGGTFYENQGGWDVPFMMLSAGDGEELEKAIANGDATASVAQTSKKEDPVMGRMTDFTSWGVTPDLRLKPEITAPGGNIYSTVNDDKYTVMSGTSMAAPHVAGGSALVQQYLQEDDRFSDLDFEQRTRLAKVLLVNTAKTIDDVHGQPFSPRRQGAGMMQTFSAVSSPAILTEQSTGEAKVELFDFKETKFDLPLAVTNISESEEVTYNVKTRVLADTIQQVEGEEDRNALIAGDLTGVEVDGPETVTVAPGETVEFTVTVDISKAKLPGLDKDGKPISLNLKEDIFVEGFVHLEDAKKDSANPTLTVPYLGFYGEWDRPEIFDGFKTLGENRFYDAFPTETDMLVENGDYFADMLKVDGKDVYAFSPNGDGNLDDINALPAMLRNAKELQTNILDKDGKQVARVNLESNVRKNWFDSGDTNPYDFNPERAWDGKIKGEAAEDGLYYYELKGKVHYEGAEWQTKKVPVYVDKTAPKLEAEYDAETKTVSWEASDAGVGIAAYAVFVNGVKVADAAADKTSVVLDSIPDKAVVEVAAVDKVYNVSFDEVAVGDSGLPIIDVSTDELVPFGQYNTRSITFSGLVHEDIALKSLTVNGKDVSFKQNDKGEYEFTATVTFEQDGKYDVQIVATDVSGKEFSFARKIMIDTTSPVLNTDAPRFVDKEVEEVTFNVDIEDNFNAFTLLLDGEKVFVQQMEELAEPDTATAEVTVPVKEGDNSFTLTLVDGAGNETEQEVSIYRNEDAERVNRISGADRYVTAVEISKKGWTEADTVVLARGDNYADALAGIPLAKKNDAPLLLTKPNSLSDATKAEIERLGAKNVIILGGKGAVSEAIAQDLEDSGLNVDRLSGKDRFATAAAIAYEVAPNGAEEVVVVRGKDFPDALSAAAYAASNGMPILLTEMYSLPSVTSTAIRDLGATKSLVIGGTGVVSFSVASELPNPYRIGGKTRYETSLNVAKHFDNGAYEYYVATGKQFADALAGAALAAKNDTGILLTDANLPAETEAFLAEESVEKVTVLGGKGAVSETVFTKLKNLFK